TACCTTATGTACTATTTTATTATGTACTGAAAGGCAGCTTTGGCAATTGGGAATGGAAAGGGCAAAAACGAAATATCAGTTGATTTTATTTCAGCTCTTAATTTATTATTTTTTCAATAACTGTTTAACCAGGTGATTTGCATGGTGAATGGAATTCATTTTTTTATCTTTACAACTTGCTGGCAAATTTCTTAACTGACGCCTGTTAGAAGAATGCAAAGCTGGTATAAATCATTATACCAGTAAAAAACTCACTGAAATGGAGGTTTTATGCTTAAAAGATTTTTATTTGTTATTGTGATCATGTCAGTTGTCGGTCTTGGTTTTGCTGGCGGTATTGCTCTTTCTGGAGTAGGTACCAGAGCAAAAGGTATGGGTGGAGCAATGAGAGGACTCGCTGATGACGCTTCTGCCATGTATTGGAATCCTGCAGGAATTTCATTTTTAGAAGAATCAACCCTGTCAGTTGGAATTCATTATGTAGATTTTAACGGAGAATGGGAAGACGAAACAGGAACAATGAATGAGAATGCTGATGTACTGAATCTTATTCCAAGTGCCGTTTATACCAAAATATGTCCAGACAAACCCTGGAACTTTGGTTTTGGTGTTTATATTCCTTTTGGACTTTCTGCAGAATGGGATCTTTATGATATGCCAGGGACAATCCCAGAGGCAATAATCGGAATTGATCTAAACGGAAACGGTAATTTGGATGATGATATTCCATTAACCTGGGAAGGCGAGATCCAGGAAAATGAAAAAGCTGGTTCTCTGATGGTGATCGACTTTCATCCAACTTTCAGTTATCAGATTTCAGAGAAATTAGGTGTTGGAATTGGTTTAAGTATTGATTATGCCAATATGGCAATCAATAAGCTTGATCTGCATCCTCTTTATCAGGACTATCTACCCACTTATACTCAACTGGAAGGAAGCGGTATGGGTTATGGTCTTAATTATGGTATTCTTTTCAAACCAACGCCCTGCCTTAGTCTGGGATTTTCAGGAAGACTGGAAACTGAATTAGCTCTTGAGGGTG
The Candidatus Stygibacter australis genome window above contains:
- a CDS encoding outer membrane protein transport protein, with translation MLKRFLFVIVIMSVVGLGFAGGIALSGVGTRAKGMGGAMRGLADDASAMYWNPAGISFLEESTLSVGIHYVDFNGEWEDETGTMNENADVLNLIPSAVYTKICPDKPWNFGFGVYIPFGLSAEWDLYDMPGTIPEAIIGIDLNGNGNLDDDIPLTWEGEIQENEKAGSLMVIDFHPTFSYQISEKLGVGIGLSIDYANMAINKLDLHPLYQDYLPTYTQLEGSGMGYGLNYGILFKPTPCLSLGFSGRLETELALEGDAQIDTYINNVIGAGLGLPATVINNNPDVEATLVLPADYGFGFGYKIKDNWLVSGDFTYTGWESVDVIELDFEEGFDIMGSPIEDTEMVLNWENTIRFGLGTEYVMGSLAYRAGYYYDESPLVDETMTVTFPDFSDKNVINIGLGYMLNENICLDFGFEYIMMEEREVTEQTEENWLGVYNGNLIDIMLDFTWKF